The following are encoded together in the Eptesicus fuscus isolate TK198812 chromosome 16, DD_ASM_mEF_20220401, whole genome shotgun sequence genome:
- the C16H2orf49 gene encoding ashwin isoform X1 gives MAGDVGGRRCPDSELLLHPELLSREFLLLTLEQKNIAVENDVRINKDNLTDLYVQHAIPLPQRDLPKNRWGKIMEKKREQHELKNETKRSSSVDVSKKRPLIVFDGSSTSTSIKVRKTENGDNDRLKPPPQASFTSNAFRKLSNSSSSVSPLILSSNLPMNNKMEHNNTDTKQNHDLAHGKSPLGPAKLPPLSPVGTTPVKLKRAAPKEEAEAADNLKPPEAKRKIQHVTWP, from the exons ATGGCGGGGGACGTGGGCGGGCGCCGCTGCCCGGACTCGGAGCTGCTGCTGCACCCGGAGTTGCTGTCCCGGGAGTTCCTGCTGCTCACGCTCGAGCAG AAGAACATAGCTGTTGAAAATGATGTAAGAATAAACAAAGACAATCTTACTGATCTGTATGTCCAGCATGCAATACCATTGCCTCAGAGAGATTTGCCAAAGAATAGATGGgggaaaataatggaaaagaaaagagagcaacATGAACTGAAAAACGAGACCAAAAG GAGCAGCAGTGTAGATGTGTCAAAGAAAAGACCTCTCATTGTGTTTGATGGAAGTTCAACAAGTACAAGCATAAAAGTGAGAAAGACAGAGAATGGGGATAATGATCGACTCAAGCCTCCCCCTCAGGCAAGCTTTACCAGTAATGCCTTTCGAAAATTATCAAATTCCTCTTCAAGTGTGTCACCCCTAATTTTGTCTTCCAATTTGcctatgaacaataaaatggaacaCAATAATACTGACACTAAACAGAACCATGACTTAGCGCATGGGAAAAGTCCTTTGGGGCCTGCGAAGCTGCCGCCTTTGTCCCCCGTGGGAACGACTCCAGTGAAGCTAAAGCGAGCTGCTCCGAAAGAAGAAGCCGAGGCCGCG GATAACCTGAAACCCCCAGAAGCAAAGAGGAAGATACAACACGTTACATGGCCATGA
- the C16H2orf49 gene encoding ashwin isoform X2, with product MAGDVGGRRCPDSELLLHPELLSREFLLLTLEQKNIAVENDVRINKDNLTDLYVQHAIPLPQRDLPKNRWGKIMEKKREQHELKNETKRSSSVDVSKKRPLIVFDGSSTSTSIKVRKTENGDNDRLKPPPQNHDLAHGKSPLGPAKLPPLSPVGTTPVKLKRAAPKEEAEAADNLKPPEAKRKIQHVTWP from the exons ATGGCGGGGGACGTGGGCGGGCGCCGCTGCCCGGACTCGGAGCTGCTGCTGCACCCGGAGTTGCTGTCCCGGGAGTTCCTGCTGCTCACGCTCGAGCAG AAGAACATAGCTGTTGAAAATGATGTAAGAATAAACAAAGACAATCTTACTGATCTGTATGTCCAGCATGCAATACCATTGCCTCAGAGAGATTTGCCAAAGAATAGATGGgggaaaataatggaaaagaaaagagagcaacATGAACTGAAAAACGAGACCAAAAG GAGCAGCAGTGTAGATGTGTCAAAGAAAAGACCTCTCATTGTGTTTGATGGAAGTTCAACAAGTACAAGCATAAAAGTGAGAAAGACAGAGAATGGGGATAATGATCGACTCAAGCCTCCCCCTCAG AACCATGACTTAGCGCATGGGAAAAGTCCTTTGGGGCCTGCGAAGCTGCCGCCTTTGTCCCCCGTGGGAACGACTCCAGTGAAGCTAAAGCGAGCTGCTCCGAAAGAAGAAGCCGAGGCCGCG GATAACCTGAAACCCCCAGAAGCAAAGAGGAAGATACAACACGTTACATGGCCATGA